The genomic segment CTCATTCTGTATTCACCTTTTGCCCGGTAAAATGAAAATCCTAAAAATTTAAGTTTCCAAGGTCTATCTACTGTACTCTTTTCTTTATTCACTCTAAGCTTTAACTTTTCCTCAATAAATCTCGTAATACTCTTCATTACTCTATTTGCTGATTTCTCACTTTTGACGTATATATTCGCATCATCAGCATATCTACAAAAGTTTAGTCCTCGTTTTGTTAGTTCTACATCGAGTTCATGTAACATTACGTTACTTAATAATGGGGACAAAGGCCCGCCTTGAGGTGCTCCTTCTTCTGTATTCATAAATACCCCATTTATCATCACTCCACTTTGTAGATACTTTCGTATCAGAGAAATTACTCTACTATCTTTAATATCTTCCGATAGTATCCTTATTAATTTATCATGATTTATCGTATCAAAGTATTTAGAAAGGTCTATATTCACCGTCCATGTATGTCCAGCATTAATATATCCCCTACATTTTTCAACAGCTTGTTTTCCACTTCTTAAAGGTCTAAAACCGTAACTATTATCAGAAAATTTCTTTTCATATACTGGTATTAGAGTTTGTGATATCGCTTGTTGAATAACTCTATCTAATACAGTAGGTATTCCAAGTAGCCTAATTCCACCGTCAGGTTTTGGTATTTCTACCCTTCTTACGGCTAGAGGTCTATATCTACTTTCTAATAATGATTGCCTTAATTCTTGTCCATGCTCTTTTAGATAATGTAGAAGTTCATCTACTGTCAAACCATCAATCCCATGACTTCCTTTATTGGCTTTTACTCTTTTATATGCTTTATTCATATTATCTCTCGATAATATCTGCTCGAGTAAACCATTATCATATTCATTCACATCGTTTCTTCCTTCTTCTGACATAGAGGAAATACTATGCACTTCTACATTACCTTCGAGTTCCACTCTATTCTCTCGTAGAGAGCCTTCTTTATGAAGTTGTCTGCTTTTATCATATTTTCTCGTATCCTTCAAAATTCCAAAACCTCCTATTGTTCAGTCCTTCCCACGCTAACGCGTTTTGCATGGTACTATGACGTCTGCTGACTTCTGATAGTTCAGCCATACATCACTGTATGGGTTGTTATTTCTAAATTCATATCCACAACTTACCTATCAGATCTCCCCGGGTAAGAACGCAATCTTTCACTCCATCTATCTGCTACATTTACACCACTTGTTTCGAATAGTTTTGGGCTTCGTTTTGTATTGCAAACTTACCCACAAGCATATGCCTTATATGTAGTTTCTGTTCGTCAGACCGGAGTTTGGCCGCCAACTTCCTTCAGATTCCATCTCACGATGGACACCCTTGTCTTAAGCTATGCACTTGGCACTATTAACCCGTGCTAGGGACTTTCACCCATTAGATTGCGCCCATGCCGGGCGCACAATAAAAAAGATGCCTTTATAGGCATCTTATATTTTTTATGTAAACCGTACACCTCGCTTCGATATATAAACTATGCGCGTTACCTATACAGTTAGCTCAAACCAGGTTGCTCCACGGCACATGGAAGGTTTCACTTACCGCTGCTTCCTTCCGGATCTCACGGGGTTCATGAATTTCCATTGCGTGGGACCAAGTTCTCAACACCACTTATATAGGGCAGACCACACATTTTATAACCTATGCGAGGAATTCACCCCTGCTGTAGCGGATTGCAGGTTACAGGGCACCGCTAACTCCCCGGCTAGTACGGAAATATAAACTGGTGGAAAAAGAGGGATTCGAACCCTCGGTAGAGTCGCCCCTACACACGCTTTCCAGGCATGCTCCTTAAGCCACTCGGACATCTCTCCATAAATTGTTTTAATCTTTGTATACACATAAGTAGTGCAACATAAATAATTATACTATTAATAAATAGTAATTTCAATAGTTAATTGCTAAAATATTTTTCGAATTTTTTTCTAATCATTAATATTGTATTATCTTATATTTCTCAATCTACTTATATATATACATATTTAAATAATTATTTGTATAATTTATAATGATTATTATAAATTAGTGGCATGAATCCCTTCTCTTACAGTTTATAGCAAGAAATATAACCCATAAAGCAATTCCTACTAAGCTTATTAGCTGTGCTACCCTTAGATCTCCAAACATTAAACTATCAGTTCTTAATCCTTCTATAAAGAATCTTCCTAAGGAATATAATCCTATATAGCTAAAAAACACCGTTCCTCTCTTAAGTGTTTTTGTTAATAAATAAATCAGCAATAAACCTACCATAACATTCCATACTGATTCATAAAGAAACGTTGGGTGATAATAAACTCCTTCTATTAACATTCCATTTTGTATAAAATCCGGGAATTTGCTTATAAAGCCTTGAGTAACCGGCCCACCATGAGCTTCACTATTAAAGAAATTCCCCCATCTGCCTATAGCCTGTGCAATAATTATAGATGGTGCTGCTACATCTACAAATTCTAAAAGATTCTCTTTTTTATATCTTGTATATATTAACGCTGCTATCATACCAAATATAATCCCACCATGGATAGCAAGCCCACCTTGACGTGTATTGAACACTTCTATTAAATTATCTTTATATTGATTAAATTCAAAAATCACATAATAAGCTCTAGCTCCAATAATCGCTATTGGGAAAGATATTAGTACAATATTTAGAAATTCATCATAATCAACATCTTTTAACTTACAAGTGTAATTTGCCAATATAATTCCAACCATCATTCCTATCGAAATAAGAATACCGTACCATCTAATTGTGAGTCCAAATATATTAAAAGCTATTGGTTCCATAAGTAACCTCTCCTTTTATATTAATATTTCGTCATTTGTTCATAAAACCATTAATACAGATAATAAAAAATCAAGTTTTAAATTGAACTTGACTCTCTATATAAGTCTCATAACAATTGTGTATGACTATGATAAAAAAGTAAAGATAAATATTTAAAATTTAAATAAATAGAGAACTCTATATTATAGAATTCTCTATTTATTTTAAAAAAATCCTAGTACATGAGAATAAATAACAACTCATTATACTAACCCATTTTTTTCATATGCCGTGTTTTACTATTTTACATTTATGCTTTTTTCTATGAATTCTTCAACTTCTTCAGCTGTTGGCAAGTTAACAACTTGCTCCGCTAAACTTCTCATTTCGCCTTGAGATATATTTCTAATAATTCCTCTTGCTCTTAAAATAGATATAGGACTCATGCTAAATTCATCTAATCCCATTCCAATTAGAATAGGTACTAATTTAGGATTCCCTGCTACTTCGCCACACATACCAACCCATTTATTTTCTTTATGAGCATTATCTATAACCATTTTTACGAGCCTTAGTAAAGCTGGATGAAATGGAGTATATAAATGTGATATTTTTTCATTCATTCTATCTACCGCAGTTGTATATTGAATAAGATCATTAGTTCCTATACTAAAAAAGTCTACCTCTTTAGCTAATAAATCAGAGATAATCGCTGCTGCAGGTATCTCTATCATAATTCCAACTTCTAAATTTTCATTAAATGCTATATTTTCCTTTTGTAGATCATTTTTTACTCCTTGTAAAATACCCTTTGCTGCTCTTAATTCTTCAATACTAGAAATCATAGGAAACATTATTTTAATATTTCCAAAGGTACTAGCTCTTAATATAGCTCTTAATTGCGTTTTAAATATATCTACCTTATCTAAGCAAACTCTTATAGCTCTATATCCTAAGAACGGATTCATTTCCTTCGGTAACTTCAAATAATCTAATTCCTTATCTCCACCAACATCTAAAGTTCTAATAACCACAGGTTTATTTTGCATTTTTTCTGCAACTTCTTTGTATACTGCATATTGTTCTTCTTCAGTAGGTGCTGAATCCCTATCCATATATAAAAACTCAGATCTAAATAAGCCTACCCCTTCACAATCATTATTGATAACACTTTCTAAATCTTTTGGAGTTCCTATATTAGCAGCCAATTCTACTCTTACTCCATCTGTAGTTATGCTTTTTTTCCCTATTAGTAGGTTTAACTCTTCTTTATTTTTATTATATTCAGCTTTTTTCTCTTTATAAATATTAACTATTTTTTCTTCTGGATTAACATATATCAATCCCTCTTCGCCATCAAAAACAATTAAATCTCCATTTTTTACTTTCTTAGTTATATCTTTTACCGCTACTATAGCTGGTATTTCTAAAGTCTTAGCCATTATAGCAGAATGTGAAGTTCCTCCACCAATTTCCGTTATAAACCCTAAAACCTTGTTTTTATCTATCTGTGATGTGTCTGAAGGAGTTAAATCATGAGCTACAATTATAACCTCATTAGCTAATTCTTCAAAGTTAACCTCTTCAATGTTCATCAATTTTTTCATAAGTCTACTTGTTACATCCTTGATGTCTGCTGCTCTTTCTTTCATATATGTATTATCCATATTTTCAAACATAGAAATGAACATTTCTGAAACCTCTTTTAGTGCCCACTCAG from the Clostridium sp. CM027 genome contains:
- the ltrA gene encoding group II intron reverse transcriptase/maturase; the protein is MKDTRKYDKSRQLHKEGSLRENRVELEGNVEVHSISSMSEEGRNDVNEYDNGLLEQILSRDNMNKAYKRVKANKGSHGIDGLTVDELLHYLKEHGQELRQSLLESRYRPLAVRRVEIPKPDGGIRLLGIPTVLDRVIQQAISQTLIPVYEKKFSDNSYGFRPLRSGKQAVEKCRGYINAGHTWTVNIDLSKYFDTINHDKLIRILSEDIKDSRVISLIRKYLQSGVMINGVFMNTEEGAPQGGPLSPLLSNVMLHELDVELTKRGLNFCRYADDANIYVKSEKSANRVMKSITRFIEEKLKLRVNKEKSTVDRPWKLKFLGFSFYRAKGEYRMRVPQKPIIKFKAKLKELTSRSNAMSMKYRFMKLKQVIVGWINYFAIADIKSILKTLDEWLRRRIRMCFWKQWKKIKTKYGNLVKLGIPNNKALQYANTRKGYWRTSNSPILNKTLTNKYLKNIGLVSISETYLLKH
- the lgt gene encoding prolipoprotein diacylglyceryl transferase, coding for MEPIAFNIFGLTIRWYGILISIGMMVGIILANYTCKLKDVDYDEFLNIVLISFPIAIIGARAYYVIFEFNQYKDNLIEVFNTRQGGLAIHGGIIFGMIAALIYTRYKKENLLEFVDVAAPSIIIAQAIGRWGNFFNSEAHGGPVTQGFISKFPDFIQNGMLIEGVYYHPTFLYESVWNVMVGLLLIYLLTKTLKRGTVFFSYIGLYSLGRFFIEGLRTDSLMFGDLRVAQLISLVGIALWVIFLAINCKRRDSCH
- the ptsP gene encoding phosphoenolpyruvate--protein phosphotransferase, translated to MKGIGVSPGIVIGKVILKEEKKMIIEKKEIWSYEEEIKRFKTAMENSKSEIQNIYNNVLKKLGEKEANIFEAHLMILEDPEMLDQIEKKIEDDKVNAEWALKEVSEMFISMFENMDNTYMKERAADIKDVTSRLMKKLMNIEEVNFEELANEVIIVAHDLTPSDTSQIDKNKVLGFITEIGGGTSHSAIMAKTLEIPAIVAVKDITKKVKNGDLIVFDGEEGLIYVNPEEKIVNIYKEKKAEYNKNKEELNLLIGKKSITTDGVRVELAANIGTPKDLESVINNDCEGVGLFRSEFLYMDRDSAPTEEEQYAVYKEVAEKMQNKPVVIRTLDVGGDKELDYLKLPKEMNPFLGYRAIRVCLDKVDIFKTQLRAILRASTFGNIKIMFPMISSIEELRAAKGILQGVKNDLQKENIAFNENLEVGIMIEIPAAAIISDLLAKEVDFFSIGTNDLIQYTTAVDRMNEKISHLYTPFHPALLRLVKMVIDNAHKENKWVGMCGEVAGNPKLVPILIGMGLDEFSMSPISILRARGIIRNISQGEMRSLAEQVVNLPTAEEVEEFIEKSINVK